A genomic region of Pogoniulus pusillus isolate bPogPus1 chromosome 35, bPogPus1.pri, whole genome shotgun sequence contains the following coding sequences:
- the LRRC8A gene encoding volume-regulated anion channel subunit LRRC8A has translation MIPVTELRYFADTQPAYRILKPWWDVFTDYISIVMLMIAVFGGTLQVTQDKMICLPCKWVTKDSCNDSVRGWAAPERPYHNSSLAEARPTGIRYDLDRHQYNYVDAVCYENRLHWFAKYFPYLVLLHTLIFLACSNFWFKFPRTSSKLEHFVSILLKCFDSPWTTRALSETVVEESDTKPAFGKMNGSMDKKSSTVSEDVEATVPMLQRTKSRIEQGIVDRSETGVLDKKEGEQAKALFEKVKKFRTHVEEGDIVYRLYMRQTIIKVIKFVLIICYTVYYVNNITFDVDCKVDIESLTGYRMYRCAHPLATLFKILASFYISLVIFYGLICMYTLGWMLRRSLKKYSFESIREESSYSDIPDVKNDFAFMLHLIDQYDPLYSKRFAVFLSEVSENKLRQLNLNNEWTLEKLRQRITKNSQDKLELHLFMLSGIPDTVFDLIELEVLKLELIPDVTIPPSIAQLTSLKELWLYHTAAKIEAPALAFLRENLKSLHIKFTDIKEIPLWIYSLKTLEELHLTGNLSAENNRYIVIDGLRELKRLKVLRLKSNLTKLPQVVTDVGVHLQKLSINNEGTKLIVLNSLKKMVNLTELELIRCDLERIPHSIFSLHNLQEIDLKDNNLKTIEEIISFQHLHRLTCLKLWYNHIAYIPMQIGNLTNLERLYLNRNKIEKIPTQLFYCRKLRYLDLSHNNLTAIPSDVGLLQNLQNLAVTANRIESLPPELFQCRKLRTLHLGNNVLQSLPSRVGELSSLAQIELRGNRLECLPVELGDCPLLKRSGLVVEEDLFNTLPLEVKERLWRADKEQA, from the exons ATGATCCCCGTGACAGAGCTGCGCTACTTCGCCGACACACAGCCTGCCTACCGCATCCTGAAGCCCTGGTGGGATGTCTTCACCGACTACATCTCCATCGTCATGCTGATGATTGCCGTCTTCGGGGGCACGCTGCAGGTCACCCAGGACAAGATGATTTGCTTGCCCTGCAAGTGGGTGACCAAAGACTCCTGCAATGACTCGGTCAGGGGCTGGGCAGCCCCGGAGCGCCCCTACCAcaactccagcctggctgaggcaaggCCCACCGGGATCCGCTACGACCTGGACCGGCACCAGTACAACTATGTGGATGCGGTGTGCTATGAGAACCGCCTGCACTGGTTCGCCAAGTACTTCCCCTACCTGGTGCTGCTGCACACCCTCATCTTCCTGGCATGCAGCAACTTCTGGTTCAAGTTCCCACGGACCAGCTCCAAGCTGGAGCATTTTGTGTCAATCTTGCTCAAGTGCTTCGACTCCCCCTGGACAACAAGGGCCCTTTCCGAGACCGTGGTGGAGGAGAGCGACACCAAGCCAGCCTTTGGCAAGATGAATGGCTCCATGGACAAGAAATCCTCCACAGTCAGCGAGGACGTGGAAGCCACCGTGCCCATGCTGCAGAGAACCAAGTCCCGCATCGAGCAGGGCATCGTGGACCGCTCGGAGACCGGTGTGCTGGACAAGAAGGAGGGCGAGCAGGCCAAGGCACTCTTCGAGAAGGTGAAGAAGTTCCGCACACACGTGGAGGAGGGGGACATCGTGTACCGGCTCTACATGCGGCAGACCATCATCAAGGTGATCAAGTTCGTGCTGATCATCTGCTACACTGTCTACTACGTCAACAACATCACCTTCGACGTGGACTGCAAGGTGGACATCGAGAGCCTGACCGGCTACCGCATGTACCGCTGCGCGCACCCCCTGGCCACGCTCTTCAAGATCCTGGCCTCATTCTACATCAGCCTGGTGATCTTCTACGGACTGATCTGCATGTACACACTGGGCTGGATGCTGCGGCGCTCGCTCAAGAAGTACTCCTTCGAGTCCATTCGCGAGGAGAGCAGCTACAGTGACATCCCCGACGTGAAGAACGACTTTGCCTTCATGCTGCACCTCATCGACCAGTATGACCCCCTCTACTCCAAGCGCTTCGCTGTCTTCCTCTCTGAGGTGAGTGAGAACAAACTGCGGCAGCTGAACCTCAACAATGAGTGGACTCTGGAGAAGCTGCGCCAGAGGATCACCAAGAACTCCCAGGACAAGCTGGAGCTGCATCTCTTCATGCTGAGTGGCATCCCTGACACCGTCTTTGACCTCATCGAGCTGGAGGTCCTGAAGCTGGAGCTCATCCCCGACGTCACCATCCCGCCAAGCATTGCTCAGCTCACCAGCCTTAAGGAGCTGTGGCTCTATCACACGGCTGCCAAAATTGAGGCTCCAGCCCTTGCCTTCTTGAGGGAGAACTTGAAGTCTCTGCACATCAAGTTCACGGACATCAAGGAGATTCCTCTCTGGATTTACAGCCTGAAGACCCTAGAGGAGCTTCATCTGACAGGGAACTTGAGTGCCGAGAACAACCGGTACATTGTGATCGAcggcctgagggagctgaagaggcTGAAGGTGTTGAGGCTGAAGAGTAACCTCACCAAGCTGCCCCAGGTGGTGACAGACGTTGGTGTGCATCTTCAGAAGCTCTCCATCAACAATGAGGGCACCAAGCTCATTGTCCTCAACAGTCTTAAGAAAATGGTCAACTTGACGGAGCTGGAGCTGATCCGCTGTGACCTGGAGCGCATCCCTCACTCCATCTTCAGCCTCCACAACCTGCAGGAGATAGACCTGAAGGACAACAACCTAAAGACCATCGAGGAAATCATCAGCTTCCAGCACCTGCACCGCCTCACCTGCCTTAAGCTGTGGTACAACCACATTGCCTACATCCCCATGCAGATAGGCAACCTGACCAACCTGGAGCGTCTCTACCTGAACCGCAACAAGATCGAGAAGATCCCCACCCAGCTCTTCTACTGCCGCAAGCTTCGCTACCTGGACCTCAGCCACAACAACCTGACTGCCATCCCCTCCGACGTCGGGCTGCTGCAGAACCTGCAGAACCTGGCTGTGACAGCCAACAGG ATCGAGAGTCTGCCCCCGGAGCTGTTCCAGTGTCGGAAGCTGAGGACTCTGCACCTGGGCAACAACGTGCTGCAGTCACTGCCGTCGCGCGTGGgggagctgagcagcctggcacagatcGAGCTGCGCGGCAACCGCCTGGAGTGCCTGCCCGTGGAGCTGGGCGACTGCCCCCTGCTCAAGCGCAGCGggctggtggtggaggaggaccTCTTCAACACCCTGCCCCTCGAGGTCAAGGAGCGGCTCTGGAGGGCAGACAAGGAGCAGGCCTGA
- the LOC135190055 gene encoding basic proline-rich protein-like — MPSPERVRRCPPWGINNPTGGGARHHCQRQGRAPPRGHPAHRERLCLAPRTRGTGSPRLAPCQGDTEEANPCPVSQQSLPGRCAGVPGAWTPPARCAPTADGSRSRACVPREPGRSLLGRAAHGDTSPGRAATAGRQPPLLTPPAAGTHLPPRPPLLAPPAAGTHLPPRPPLLAPPAAGTHLPPPALPPAPFVRPHRTARPRPGTDLTRPAWQPPPRAAAATSQRGRSHLGSGHDAKGAPPSLCGARRAARQGSREGSSAILVQGNVSGRCSPPAPFAGPSPDRGQRWDMSRDSRAWQLRTRTPAAKGSLPPHPADAQRGPSPPVARYGSPRPCCRSAAAASPAPPRKLRPEPPGGGGGEHGRGHSPGGRASLSPRRGAWPSLM; from the exons ATGCCGTCCCCCGAGCGGGTACGGAGGTGTCCCCCGTGGGGCATAAATAACCCTACCGGCGGCGGTGCGAGGCACCACTGCCAGCGACAGGGACGAGCTCCCCCGAGGGGACACCCAGCACACAGGGAACGGCTCTGCCTCGCCCCACGGACACGGGGGACTGGCAGCCCCCGGCTCGCCCCCTGCCAGGGGGACACGGAGGAAGCCAATCCCTGCCCCGTTAGTCAGCAGAGCCTCCCCGGACGCTGCGCGGGGGTCCCCGGCGCTTGGACCCCACCGGCCCGCTGCGCCCCCACCGCCGACGGATCCCGGTCCCGAGCCTGCGTGCCAAGGGAGCCGGGCCGGTCCCTTCTCGGCCGCGCCGCCCACGGTGACACGTCCCCGGGCCGCGCGGCAACAGCCGGGCGGCAGCCCCCGCTGCTGACACCCCCTGCCGCCGGTACCCACCTGCCGCCGCGGCCCCCGCTACTGGCACCCCCCGCCGCCGGTACCCACCTGCCGCCGCGGCCCCCGCTACTGGCACCCCCCGCCGCCGGTACCCACCTGCCGCCGCCCGCCCTCCCGCCGGCTCCCTTTGTCCGCCCGCACCGCACCGCGCGGCCCCGCCCCGGAACTGACCTCACCCGCCCGGCATGGCAGCCGCCGCCCcgggccgccgccgccaccagcCAGCGGGGGCGCAGCCATCTTGGGAGCGGGCATGACGCCAAGGGCGCGCCGCCATCTTTGTGCGGGGCGCGCAGGGCAGCGAGGCAGGGGAGCCGTGAAGGCAGCAGCGCCATCTTGGTGCAGGGCAACGTTTCAG gtcgctgcagccccccagcaccGTTCGCCGGCCCCAGCCCCGATCGGGGCCAGCGCTGGGACATGTCCCGGGACAGCCGAGCCTGGCAGCTCCGGACCCGAACCCCAGCAGCCAAAGGCTCGCTGCCCCCGCACCCTGCTGACGCACAGCGCGGCCCCAGCCCTCCCGTTGCTCGGTACGGCTCTCCCCGCCCGTGTTGCCGCtcggctgctgcagcctccccggCTCCTCCCAGGAAGCTGCGGCCGGAGCCTCCTGGAGGCGGGGGCGGGGAGCATGGGCGCGGGCATAGCCCCGGCGGTCGTGCCAGTCTCTCGCCGCGCCGGGGGGCCTGGCCCAGCTTGATGTAA